From Streptomonospora salina, the proteins below share one genomic window:
- a CDS encoding GDSL-type esterase/lipase family protein — MASEHDRPGRTSRFGRLAARIARVVPRRLRDRAAPDTRGAGDAAGSAGGGGEPDGADTGRGREAEEPREPRGAPDAQGGDAAESDAPASSGGAQAGAASAPAAPGRRRLLKRTPRTGAEDTPRFTPTPLGLLGVVAAAMFVTLLLIQSVMGAFRAAGPENAPGGEDPGPPTAAAPPEGTSRVMIVGDSIVQGSTGDFTWRYRLWRHLDGRSGADVDFVGPYDSVVDDVTASPGATGYADADFDTDHAGRWGATAAELADGVGEQVAEYAPHYLLFMAGVNDFFGGRSAGDALSAVRDAVTAARVAESGVRIVLGEVTPVGGSGSDGEINARIARFNAALPGLAAEMSGARSPVAVAGTASGFAPADDTWDGIHPGAGGEVKIAAAFADALAADLRLGDPFPRPLPEVGGGPRTAPEVESEQAAGGVRLSWGPVPGATRYEVLQQRLRPDRDERVRLPLEVADPGAGERPSAVVDGLLAGATYEFVVQPFKGGDGGVRSDPVEVVYDDEPPPAPDRVRVGPGGGRLSWAEVPSATHYEVWRRPLRCRLPDSPPESAPAPTAGAGTAEPPSDTDSGGAGRPGAPSPGTDPAECEPRDGRGPGEGEGWSGAAVVDGATAWSIGGGARGWEFAVRAHRDYVGGGYSATVSGGAP, encoded by the coding sequence GTGGCAAGCGAGCACGATCGCCCCGGCCGCACCTCCCGGTTCGGGCGGCTCGCCGCCCGGATCGCCCGCGTCGTACCGCGCCGGCTGCGCGACCGCGCCGCCCCCGACACCCGCGGTGCCGGGGATGCGGCGGGTTCGGCAGGCGGAGGAGGCGAGCCCGACGGCGCCGATACCGGCCGGGGCCGGGAGGCCGAGGAGCCACGGGAGCCCCGGGGCGCCCCGGACGCGCAGGGCGGCGACGCGGCCGAGTCCGACGCACCCGCCTCCTCCGGCGGTGCGCAGGCCGGCGCCGCTTCCGCACCGGCTGCGCCCGGCCGCAGGCGCCTGCTCAAGCGGACGCCGCGCACCGGGGCCGAGGACACTCCGCGGTTCACACCCACTCCGCTGGGCCTGCTCGGCGTCGTCGCCGCCGCCATGTTCGTCACGCTGCTGCTGATCCAGAGCGTCATGGGCGCCTTCCGCGCCGCGGGCCCCGAAAACGCCCCCGGCGGCGAAGATCCGGGGCCGCCCACCGCCGCGGCCCCGCCCGAGGGCACCTCCCGGGTCATGATCGTCGGCGACTCCATCGTCCAGGGCAGTACCGGCGACTTCACCTGGCGCTACCGCCTCTGGCGGCACCTGGACGGCCGGTCGGGCGCCGACGTCGACTTCGTCGGCCCCTACGACTCCGTGGTCGACGACGTCACCGCAAGCCCCGGCGCCACCGGCTACGCCGACGCCGACTTCGACACCGACCACGCGGGCCGGTGGGGGGCCACGGCGGCCGAGCTCGCCGACGGCGTCGGCGAGCAGGTCGCCGAGTACGCCCCCCATTACCTGCTGTTCATGGCCGGCGTGAACGACTTCTTCGGCGGCCGCTCGGCGGGCGACGCCCTCTCGGCCGTCCGCGACGCCGTCACCGCCGCCCGGGTGGCCGAGAGCGGGGTCCGGATCGTGCTGGGCGAGGTCACCCCGGTCGGGGGCAGCGGATCCGACGGGGAGATCAACGCCCGTATCGCCCGGTTCAACGCGGCGCTGCCCGGCCTGGCCGCCGAGATGAGCGGCGCGAGGTCGCCCGTCGCCGTGGCCGGAACCGCGTCCGGATTCGCCCCCGCGGACGACACCTGGGACGGTATCCACCCCGGTGCCGGCGGCGAGGTGAAGATCGCGGCCGCGTTCGCCGACGCTCTCGCCGCGGACCTGCGCCTGGGCGATCCGTTCCCGCGCCCGCTGCCGGAGGTGGGCGGCGGGCCGCGCACGGCGCCCGAAGTCGAATCCGAGCAGGCCGCCGGCGGCGTGCGGCTGAGCTGGGGCCCGGTGCCGGGCGCCACGCGCTACGAGGTGCTCCAGCAGCGCCTGCGGCCCGACCGCGACGAGCGGGTGCGCCTGCCCCTGGAGGTCGCCGACCCCGGTGCGGGGGAGCGGCCCTCGGCCGTGGTCGACGGCCTGCTGGCCGGGGCGACCTACGAGTTCGTCGTCCAGCCGTTCAAGGGCGGCGACGGCGGCGTCCGCTCGGACCCGGTGGAGGTCGTCTACGACGACGAGCCGCCCCCGGCGCCCGACCGGGTCCGCGTGGGCCCCGGCGGCGGACGGTTGAGCTGGGCGGAGGTCCCGTCGGCGACCCATTACGAGGTGTGGCGCCGCCCGCTGCGCTGCCGCCTGCCGGACTCGCCCCCGGAGTCCGCTCCGGCGCCGACGGCCGGCGCGGGCACGGCCGAGCCGCCGTCGGACACGGACTCCGGCGGAGCGGGTCGGCCCGGTGCGCCGTCGCCGGGCACCGACCCGGCCGAGTGCGAGCCGCGCGACGGCCGGGGGCCCGGCGAAGGCGAGGGGTGGAGCGGAGCCGCGGTCGTGGACGGCGCGACGGCCTGGTCCATCGGCGGGGGAGCGCGCGGCTGGGAGTTCGCGGTCCGCGCGCACCGCGACTACGTCGGGGGAGGCTACTCGGCGACGGTGAGCGGAGGTGCGCCGTGA
- the nagA gene encoding N-acetylglucosamine-6-phosphate deacetylase has product MGQGPTGTTLTNARLLTPHGVRAGWLRAENQRITALGTGEPPESDAEPVDAEGRWVMPGAVDIHIHGGAGAAFTDADPEQAMRIVEFNRSCGVTTLVGGLVTAAPEDTLAQITALAEVADAGGVAGVYLEGPYIAPSKCGAHDPELLREPDPAEFGRMLKAGRGHVRMITVAPELPGALELIRAAVSEGVVAAVGHTEATYDQARAAFDAGATVATHLYNQMRPLHHREPGPIAAALNDERVIVELINDGVHVHPGAARLVFDDAGGDRVALVTDAMSATGLGDGEYTLGDLRVRVEDGRARIAETGQIASSTIVLPDAVRRAVHTMGVSLEAAARAATAVPARALDLPGVGSLTAGGKADLLLLDDDLSVAGVMHHGSWVRRP; this is encoded by the coding sequence ATGGGCCAAGGGCCGACCGGGACGACGCTGACGAACGCACGGCTGCTCACCCCGCACGGGGTCCGGGCGGGGTGGTTGCGGGCGGAGAACCAGCGGATCACGGCTCTCGGCACGGGTGAACCGCCCGAGAGCGACGCCGAACCCGTCGACGCCGAAGGGCGCTGGGTGATGCCCGGGGCCGTCGACATCCACATCCACGGCGGCGCGGGCGCCGCCTTCACCGACGCCGACCCCGAGCAGGCGATGCGCATCGTGGAGTTCAACCGCTCCTGCGGCGTCACCACCCTGGTCGGCGGGCTGGTGACCGCCGCGCCGGAGGACACGCTGGCGCAGATCACGGCCCTGGCCGAGGTCGCCGATGCGGGCGGCGTCGCCGGGGTGTACCTGGAAGGCCCCTACATCGCGCCGAGCAAGTGCGGGGCCCACGATCCGGAACTGCTGCGCGAACCCGACCCCGCCGAGTTCGGGCGGATGCTCAAGGCCGGACGCGGCCACGTGCGCATGATCACCGTCGCGCCGGAGCTGCCCGGGGCGCTGGAGCTGATCCGCGCGGCCGTCTCCGAAGGCGTGGTCGCCGCCGTCGGCCACACCGAGGCGACCTACGACCAGGCCCGGGCCGCTTTCGACGCGGGCGCGACGGTGGCCACCCACCTCTACAACCAGATGCGCCCGCTGCACCACCGCGAGCCCGGCCCGATCGCCGCCGCACTGAACGACGAGCGCGTCATCGTCGAACTGATCAACGACGGCGTGCACGTCCACCCGGGTGCGGCGCGGCTGGTGTTCGACGACGCCGGCGGCGACCGGGTCGCGCTGGTCACCGACGCCATGTCGGCAACCGGGCTGGGCGACGGCGAATACACCCTGGGCGACCTGCGGGTACGCGTCGAGGACGGCCGCGCCCGCATCGCCGAGACCGGGCAGATCGCCAGCAGCACGATCGTGCTTCCCGACGCGGTACGGCGGGCCGTGCACACCATGGGCGTCTCGCTGGAGGCGGCCGCCCGCGCCGCCACCGCGGTCCCGGCGCGGGCGCTGGACCTGCCCGGCGTAGGGTCGCTGACCGCGGGCGGCAAAGCCGACCTGCTCCTGCTGGACGACGACCTGTCGGTCGCCGGCGTCATGCACCACGGCTCCTGGGTGCGCCGGCCCTGA
- a CDS encoding NADPH-dependent FMN reductase → MPRFTVVVADPEPRSAIRDAAAHASAALSRLVGPLAPGAARGGTGARPGTDRTDVVDLAELGPALLAARPGRDVVEAVETVRRSDVLLVASPQAHGSYTGLLKVFLDRLPELGLGHGVAVPMAVVDDLRNGRTIEDDLRVLLADLGAWVAEPGLLVSRRELAEPRSVVGAWAEVAAPELGGALSVRV, encoded by the coding sequence ATGCCCCGTTTCACCGTCGTCGTCGCCGATCCCGAGCCGCGCTCGGCGATCCGAGACGCGGCCGCGCACGCCTCGGCCGCCCTGTCCCGCCTCGTCGGCCCGCTGGCGCCGGGCGCGGCCCGCGGCGGCACCGGCGCCCGACCCGGAACCGACCGGACCGACGTCGTCGACCTCGCCGAACTCGGTCCCGCACTGCTGGCCGCACGTCCCGGCCGCGACGTCGTCGAGGCCGTGGAGACCGTGCGCCGCAGCGACGTACTGCTGGTGGCCTCGCCCCAGGCGCACGGCAGCTACACGGGCCTGCTGAAGGTGTTCCTGGACCGCCTGCCGGAACTGGGCCTGGGGCACGGGGTGGCCGTACCGATGGCCGTCGTCGACGACCTGCGCAACGGGCGCACGATCGAGGACGACCTGCGGGTGCTGCTGGCCGACCTGGGGGCGTGGGTCGCCGAACCGGGACTGCTGGTGAGCCGCCGCGAGCTCGCCGAGCCGCGCAGCGTCGTCGGCGCCTGGGCCGAGGTGGCGGCACCGGAACTCGGCGGAGCCCTGTCCGTCCGGGTGTGA
- a CDS encoding ADP-ribose pyrophosphatase, with amino-acid sequence MTIAGPRIIMVTMSAGELLVQRLHVDLRQQASALCRR; translated from the coding sequence TTGACGATAGCCGGGCCCCGGATCATCATGGTGACCATGTCCGCCGGTGAGCTGCTCGTCCAGCGCTTGCACGTCGACCTGCGCCAGCAGGCCAGCGCGCTCTGTCGCAGGTAG